Proteins co-encoded in one Oreochromis aureus strain Israel breed Guangdong linkage group 3, ZZ_aureus, whole genome shotgun sequence genomic window:
- the bmp15 gene encoding bone morphogenetic protein 15, whose translation MRATCAKRSLGFLRVCALSCFVFLLCSTCGGQNMTSHQPALRRTRRSHQSAKHRGAHRNHHRPLTDEQKADQNLQFMLSLYHSAAEPDGRPKQPRKFGSNTVRLLRPTASSVHYLPASGDHCYTFTVQYNLDTLPSEQLVRASFVHLRSSPPSSSSTNLSTAQAVQPPRCRAQITALGAESLVTLEPHERWTETDITAHVLHGKDRGRGRHLTLTAQYWCTEPELAEESSGLLRWWRILSRGRTRWSGEPHLEVPSLLLYLEEEREVKDWMGELLGTEGEGIMRQIGQWHPSLHRRRRSKDSSEHQDSSLDALKNAPTSSSSFSTPTSSLILSDIPSYKHKTSTPKNRCKLHSFRLSFDELGWGHYFIAPPVYNPRFCQGDCPRVLHYGYHSPNHAIIQTLINDLGVGDVPPPSCVPYKYMPMSVLVVHKKKVEYRELDDMVAESCTCR comes from the exons ATGAGGGCGACCTGCGCCAAACGCAGCTTAGGCTTCCTGCGTGTCTGCGCCCTGTCCTGCTTCGTCTTCCTGCTCTGTTCCACTTGCGGTGGGCAGAACATGACCTCTCATCAGCCCGCGCTGAGGCGCACTCGTCGGAGTCACCAAAGCGCGAAGCACAGAGGTGCGCACCGCAACCACCACAGGCCGCTGACCGACGAGCAGAAAGCGGACCAGAACCTGCAGTTCATGCTCAGTTTGTACCACAGCGCAGCCGAACCGGACGGCAGGCCCAAACAGCCCCGGAAGTTCGGCTCCAACACGGTGCGCCTGCTGAGGCCCACGGCGTCATCGGTGCACTACCTGCCCGCGTCTGGAG ACCACTGCTACACCTTCACGGTGCAGTACAACCTCGACACTCTCCCCTCAGAGCAACTGGTGAGAGCTTCTTTTGTTCACCTTCGCTCTTCTCCGccctcttcttcctccacaAACTTGAGCACTGCCCAGGCCGTCCAGCCGCCCCGCTGCAGGGCTCAGATCACCGCGCTGGGTGCAGAGAGTCTGGTCACCTTGGAGCCCCACGAGCGGTGGACGGAGACGGACATCACCGCACACGTCCTGCATGGGAAGGATCGAGGCCGGGGGAGGCACTTGACCCTCACTGCCCAGTACTGGTGCACAGAACCTGAGCTGGCTGAAGAGAGCAGCGGCCTCTTGCGGTGGTGGAGGATTCTTTCTCGAGGGAGGACACGCTGGAGCGGTGAACCTCACCTCGAAGTTCCCTCTCTTCTTCTGTAcctggaggaggagagggaggtgaAGGACTGGATGGGAGAACTGCTTGGCACGGAAGGGGAAGGCATCATGAGGCAAATTGGGCAGTGGCATCCTTCACTTCACCGCCGCCGTCGCTCCAAAGACTCTTCAGAGCATCAGGATTCTTCGCTGGACGCACTAAAGAATGCCCCCACTTCCTCTTCATCCTTCTCCACCCCCACCTCATCCTTGATCCTCTCTGATATCCCCAGCTACAAACACAAAACCAGCACACCTAAAAACCGCTGCAAGCTCCACTCTTTCCGCCTGTCTTTTGACGAACTCGGCTGGGGCCACTACTTTATCGCCCCGCCCGTCTACAACCCTCGGTTCTGCCAGGGCGACTGCCCGAGGGTGCTCCACTATGGCTACCATTCCCCCAACCATGCCATAATCCAGACGCTCATCAATGACCTTGGCGTCGGGGACGTCCCTCCTCCATCCTGCGTGCCCTACAAATACATGCCCATGAGCGTGCTGGTCGTGCACAAGAAGAAGGTGGAGTACAGGGAGCTGGACGACATGGTGGCAGAGTCCTGCACGTGTCGCTAA